One Vibrio sp. CDRSL-10 TSBA genomic region harbors:
- the dnaN gene encoding DNA polymerase III subunit beta has product MKFTIERSHFIKPLQQVSGTIGGRATLPILGNLLLKVEDNQLSMTATDLEAELISRVTLEGDFEAGSTTVPARKFLDICRGLPDAAVITVLLEGDRVQVRSGRSRFSLATLPANDFPNIEDWQSEVELTLSQGDLRSLIEKTQFSMANQDVRYYLNGMLFEIDGSTLRSVATDGHRMAVSQTTLAGDFAHKQIIVPRKGVLELVKLLDAPEQPVTIQIGAANLRAEVNNFIFTSKLVDGRFPDYRRVLPQSTNKTLTAGCDELRQAFSRAAILSNEKFRGVRVNLADSEMRITANNPEQEEAEEMLDVGFEGDAIEIGFNVSYVLDVLNTLRCDNVRVSMSDANASALIENVDDDSAMYVVMPIRL; this is encoded by the coding sequence ATGAAATTTACGATTGAACGTAGTCACTTCATTAAACCACTGCAACAAGTGTCGGGAACCATTGGCGGCCGGGCCACGTTGCCGATTTTGGGTAACCTGTTGCTAAAAGTGGAAGACAATCAGTTGTCGATGACCGCGACCGATCTGGAAGCGGAGCTGATCAGCCGCGTGACGCTGGAAGGGGACTTTGAAGCGGGCAGTACCACTGTACCGGCGCGTAAGTTCCTCGACATTTGCCGCGGACTGCCGGATGCGGCGGTGATCACTGTGCTGCTGGAAGGTGACCGGGTTCAGGTTCGCTCCGGCCGCAGCCGTTTTTCACTGGCCACCTTACCGGCTAATGATTTCCCTAATATCGAAGACTGGCAGAGTGAGGTCGAGCTGACCTTAAGCCAGGGCGATCTGCGCAGCCTGATTGAGAAAACCCAATTTTCGATGGCTAACCAGGATGTGCGTTACTACCTGAATGGTATGCTGTTTGAAATCGACGGCAGTACCCTGCGCAGTGTGGCCACTGACGGCCACCGTATGGCAGTATCGCAGACCACGCTGGCGGGCGATTTTGCCCACAAGCAGATCATCGTACCGCGCAAAGGTGTCCTGGAGCTGGTCAAGCTGCTCGATGCACCGGAACAGCCGGTGACGATTCAGATTGGTGCCGCTAACCTGCGTGCAGAAGTGAACAACTTTATCTTTACTTCCAAGCTGGTTGACGGACGTTTCCCTGATTATCGCCGCGTATTGCCGCAAAGTACCAATAAAACGCTGACCGCTGGCTGTGATGAGCTGCGTCAGGCATTTTCCCGCGCGGCGATTCTTTCCAATGAAAAATTCCGTGGTGTACGGGTGAACCTGGCCGACAGCGAAATGCGCATTACCGCCAATAACCCGGAGCAGGAAGAAGCGGAAGAGATGCTGGATGTCGGCTTTGAAGGCGATGCGATTGAAATCGGCTTCAACGTCAGCTACGTGCTGGATGTACTTAATACGCTGCGTTGTGACAATGTGCGGGTATCGATGTCCGATGCCAACGCCAGTGCTCTGATTGAAAACGTCGATGATGACAGCGCCA